A single window of Venturia canescens isolate UGA chromosome 3, ASM1945775v1, whole genome shotgun sequence DNA harbors:
- the LOC122407721 gene encoding transformer-2 protein homolog beta-like isoform X1, translated as MSDIERSVSRSASPRRPRVVDEGMRDSRSRSRSRKSRERKEAHRPVKQDYSRSRSRSLSRGRKPYRGAKYANASHRANSRSRSRSPYRGGRYSRSRSRSYSRSRYSRERERDRTIYRSHSRSPMSSRRRHIGNRDNPRPSHCLGIFGLSIYTTEQQIHRIFSEYGPVERVQVVIDAKTGRSRGFCFVYFESIENAKVAKEQCSGMGIDGRRIRVDFSVTQRAHTPTPGIYMGKPTHLHDRALDSREGPRRRESRNRSTSYRGSYRRSPSPYSSNRRRSRYDRSRSRSYSPRKSIHAMSSNSIQYR; from the exons ATGAGTGATATCGAG AGAAGCGTAAGCCGGAGTGCCAGTCCGCGAAGACCAAGAGTGGTGGATGAAGGGATGCGGGATTCGCGTTCTAGATCAAGGTCACGAAAATCCCGTGAGAGAAAAGAGGCTCACAGGCCGGTAAAACAGGATTATTCAAGATCACGAAGCCGTTCGCTCTCCAGAGGTCGCAAACCATACAGAGGAGCAAAATATGCAAATGCTAGTCACCGTGCTAATAGTCGCAGTCGAAGTAGATCTCCGTATAGAGGAGGACGTTATTCGAGGAGCCGATCTCGGTCATACTCACGATCCCGATATTCTCGTGAAAGGGAAAGGGATAGGACCATATATCGATCGCACTCTCGTAGCCCAATGTCTTCCAGAAGGCGCCACATCGGCAACCGGGATAATCCACGTCCCTCTCATTGTCTTGGTATTTTTGGACTCTCTATTTACACAACTGAGCAACAAATTCATCGCATCTTCTCTGAATATGGCCCTGTTGAACGTGTTCAAGTGGTTATCGATGCTAAG ACTGGACGATCAAGGGGCTTCTGCTTTGTATATTttgaatcaattgaaaatgcCAAAGTAGCGAAAGAACAATGTTCAGGTATGGGAATTGACGGGCGAAGAATAAGAGTCGATTTTTCGGTGACGCAACGCGCGCACACACCCACACCTGGTATTTACATGGGAAAACCAACGCATCTTCATGACAGAGCTCTCGACAGTCGGGAAGGTCCGAGACGTAGAGA ATCTCGGAACAGGAGTACGAGCTATCGAGGAAGTTATCGCCGGTCTCCAAGTCCGTATTCCTCCAATCGTCGTAGATCGCGTTACGATCGTTCGAGGTCACGCTCGTATTCACCACGTAAGTCCATTCATGCAATGTCTAGTAATTCTATACAATATAGATAG
- the LOC122407721 gene encoding transformer-2 protein homolog beta-like isoform X7, with product MSDIERSVSRSASPRRPRVVDEGMRDSRSRSRSRKSRERKEAHRPVKQDYSRSRSRSLSRGRKPYRGAKYANASHRANSRSRSRSPYRGGRYSRSRSRSYSRSRYSRERERDRTIYRSHSRSPMSSRRRHIGNRDNPRPSHCLGIFGLSIYTTEQQIHRIFSEYGPVERVQVVIDAKTGRSRGFCFVYFESIENAKVAKEQCSGMGIDGRRIRVDFSVTQRAHTPTPGIYMGKPTHLHDRALDSREGPRRRESTSYRGSYRRSPSPYSSNRRRSRYDRSRSRSYSPRRY from the exons ATGAGTGATATCGAG AGAAGCGTAAGCCGGAGTGCCAGTCCGCGAAGACCAAGAGTGGTGGATGAAGGGATGCGGGATTCGCGTTCTAGATCAAGGTCACGAAAATCCCGTGAGAGAAAAGAGGCTCACAGGCCGGTAAAACAGGATTATTCAAGATCACGAAGCCGTTCGCTCTCCAGAGGTCGCAAACCATACAGAGGAGCAAAATATGCAAATGCTAGTCACCGTGCTAATAGTCGCAGTCGAAGTAGATCTCCGTATAGAGGAGGACGTTATTCGAGGAGCCGATCTCGGTCATACTCACGATCCCGATATTCTCGTGAAAGGGAAAGGGATAGGACCATATATCGATCGCACTCTCGTAGCCCAATGTCTTCCAGAAGGCGCCACATCGGCAACCGGGATAATCCACGTCCCTCTCATTGTCTTGGTATTTTTGGACTCTCTATTTACACAACTGAGCAACAAATTCATCGCATCTTCTCTGAATATGGCCCTGTTGAACGTGTTCAAGTGGTTATCGATGCTAAG ACTGGACGATCAAGGGGCTTCTGCTTTGTATATTttgaatcaattgaaaatgcCAAAGTAGCGAAAGAACAATGTTCAGGTATGGGAATTGACGGGCGAAGAATAAGAGTCGATTTTTCGGTGACGCAACGCGCGCACACACCCACACCTGGTATTTACATGGGAAAACCAACGCATCTTCATGACAGAGCTCTCGACAGTCGGGAAGGTCCGAGACGTAGAGA GAGTACGAGCTATCGAGGAAGTTATCGCCGGTCTCCAAGTCCGTATTCCTCCAATCGTCGTAGATCGCGTTACGATCGTTCGAGGTCACGCTCGTATTCACCAC GTCGATATTAA
- the LOC122407721 gene encoding transformer-2 protein homolog beta-like isoform X3 encodes MSDIERSVSRSASPRRPRVVDEGMRDSRSRSRSRKSRERKEAHRPVKQDYSRSRSRSLSRGRKPYRGAKYANASHRANSRSRSRSPYRGGRYSRSRSRSYSRSRYSRERERDRTIYRSHSRSPMSSRRRHIGNRDNPRPSHCLGIFGLSIYTTEQQIHRIFSEYGPVERVQVVIDAKTGRSRGFCFVYFESIENAKVAKEQCSGMGIDGRRIRVDFSVTQRAHTPTPGIYMGKPTHLHDRALDSREGPRRRESTSYRGSYRRSPSPYSSNRRRSRYDRSRSRSYSPRKSIHAMSSNSIQYR; translated from the exons ATGAGTGATATCGAG AGAAGCGTAAGCCGGAGTGCCAGTCCGCGAAGACCAAGAGTGGTGGATGAAGGGATGCGGGATTCGCGTTCTAGATCAAGGTCACGAAAATCCCGTGAGAGAAAAGAGGCTCACAGGCCGGTAAAACAGGATTATTCAAGATCACGAAGCCGTTCGCTCTCCAGAGGTCGCAAACCATACAGAGGAGCAAAATATGCAAATGCTAGTCACCGTGCTAATAGTCGCAGTCGAAGTAGATCTCCGTATAGAGGAGGACGTTATTCGAGGAGCCGATCTCGGTCATACTCACGATCCCGATATTCTCGTGAAAGGGAAAGGGATAGGACCATATATCGATCGCACTCTCGTAGCCCAATGTCTTCCAGAAGGCGCCACATCGGCAACCGGGATAATCCACGTCCCTCTCATTGTCTTGGTATTTTTGGACTCTCTATTTACACAACTGAGCAACAAATTCATCGCATCTTCTCTGAATATGGCCCTGTTGAACGTGTTCAAGTGGTTATCGATGCTAAG ACTGGACGATCAAGGGGCTTCTGCTTTGTATATTttgaatcaattgaaaatgcCAAAGTAGCGAAAGAACAATGTTCAGGTATGGGAATTGACGGGCGAAGAATAAGAGTCGATTTTTCGGTGACGCAACGCGCGCACACACCCACACCTGGTATTTACATGGGAAAACCAACGCATCTTCATGACAGAGCTCTCGACAGTCGGGAAGGTCCGAGACGTAGAGA GAGTACGAGCTATCGAGGAAGTTATCGCCGGTCTCCAAGTCCGTATTCCTCCAATCGTCGTAGATCGCGTTACGATCGTTCGAGGTCACGCTCGTATTCACCACGTAAGTCCATTCATGCAATGTCTAGTAATTCTATACAATATAGATAG
- the LOC122407721 gene encoding transformer-2 protein homolog beta-like isoform X5, translating to MSDIERSVSRSASPRRPRVVDEGMRDSRSRSRSRKSRERKEAHRPVKQDYSRSRSRSLSRGRKPYRGAKYANASHRANSRSRSRSPYRGGRYSRSRSRSYSRSRYSRERERDRTIYRSHSRSPMSSRRRHIGNRDNPRPSHCLGIFGLSIYTTEQQIHRIFSEYGPVERVQVVIDAKTGRSRGFCFVYFESIENAKVAKEQCSGMGIDGRRIRVDFSVTQRAHTPTPGIYMGKPTHLHDRALDSREGPRRRESTSYRGSYRRSPSPYSSNRRRSRYDRSRSRSYSPRFESRGIG from the exons ATGAGTGATATCGAG AGAAGCGTAAGCCGGAGTGCCAGTCCGCGAAGACCAAGAGTGGTGGATGAAGGGATGCGGGATTCGCGTTCTAGATCAAGGTCACGAAAATCCCGTGAGAGAAAAGAGGCTCACAGGCCGGTAAAACAGGATTATTCAAGATCACGAAGCCGTTCGCTCTCCAGAGGTCGCAAACCATACAGAGGAGCAAAATATGCAAATGCTAGTCACCGTGCTAATAGTCGCAGTCGAAGTAGATCTCCGTATAGAGGAGGACGTTATTCGAGGAGCCGATCTCGGTCATACTCACGATCCCGATATTCTCGTGAAAGGGAAAGGGATAGGACCATATATCGATCGCACTCTCGTAGCCCAATGTCTTCCAGAAGGCGCCACATCGGCAACCGGGATAATCCACGTCCCTCTCATTGTCTTGGTATTTTTGGACTCTCTATTTACACAACTGAGCAACAAATTCATCGCATCTTCTCTGAATATGGCCCTGTTGAACGTGTTCAAGTGGTTATCGATGCTAAG ACTGGACGATCAAGGGGCTTCTGCTTTGTATATTttgaatcaattgaaaatgcCAAAGTAGCGAAAGAACAATGTTCAGGTATGGGAATTGACGGGCGAAGAATAAGAGTCGATTTTTCGGTGACGCAACGCGCGCACACACCCACACCTGGTATTTACATGGGAAAACCAACGCATCTTCATGACAGAGCTCTCGACAGTCGGGAAGGTCCGAGACGTAGAGA GAGTACGAGCTATCGAGGAAGTTATCGCCGGTCTCCAAGTCCGTATTCCTCCAATCGTCGTAGATCGCGTTACGATCGTTCGAGGTCACGCTCGTATTCACCAC GTTTTGAATCAAGAGGTATTGGATGA
- the LOC122407721 gene encoding transformer-2 protein homolog beta-like isoform X6, whose translation MSDIERSVSRSASPRRPRVVDEGMRDSRSRSRSRKSRERKEAHRPVKQDYSRSRSRSLSRGRKPYRGAKYANASHRANSRSRSRSPYRGGRYSRSRSRSYSRSRYSRERERDRTIYRSHSRSPMSSRRRHIGNRDNPRPSHCLGIFGLSIYTTEQQIHRIFSEYGPVERVQVVIDAKTGRSRGFCFVYFESIENAKVAKEQCSGMGIDGRRIRVDFSVTQRAHTPTPGIYMGKPTHLHDRALDSREGPRRRESRNRSTSYRGSYRRSPSPYSSNRRRSRYDRSRSRSYSPRRY comes from the exons ATGAGTGATATCGAG AGAAGCGTAAGCCGGAGTGCCAGTCCGCGAAGACCAAGAGTGGTGGATGAAGGGATGCGGGATTCGCGTTCTAGATCAAGGTCACGAAAATCCCGTGAGAGAAAAGAGGCTCACAGGCCGGTAAAACAGGATTATTCAAGATCACGAAGCCGTTCGCTCTCCAGAGGTCGCAAACCATACAGAGGAGCAAAATATGCAAATGCTAGTCACCGTGCTAATAGTCGCAGTCGAAGTAGATCTCCGTATAGAGGAGGACGTTATTCGAGGAGCCGATCTCGGTCATACTCACGATCCCGATATTCTCGTGAAAGGGAAAGGGATAGGACCATATATCGATCGCACTCTCGTAGCCCAATGTCTTCCAGAAGGCGCCACATCGGCAACCGGGATAATCCACGTCCCTCTCATTGTCTTGGTATTTTTGGACTCTCTATTTACACAACTGAGCAACAAATTCATCGCATCTTCTCTGAATATGGCCCTGTTGAACGTGTTCAAGTGGTTATCGATGCTAAG ACTGGACGATCAAGGGGCTTCTGCTTTGTATATTttgaatcaattgaaaatgcCAAAGTAGCGAAAGAACAATGTTCAGGTATGGGAATTGACGGGCGAAGAATAAGAGTCGATTTTTCGGTGACGCAACGCGCGCACACACCCACACCTGGTATTTACATGGGAAAACCAACGCATCTTCATGACAGAGCTCTCGACAGTCGGGAAGGTCCGAGACGTAGAGA ATCTCGGAACAGGAGTACGAGCTATCGAGGAAGTTATCGCCGGTCTCCAAGTCCGTATTCCTCCAATCGTCGTAGATCGCGTTACGATCGTTCGAGGTCACGCTCGTATTCACCAC GTCGATATTAA
- the LOC122407721 gene encoding transformer-2 protein homolog beta-like isoform X4, with amino-acid sequence MSDIERSVSRSASPRRPRVVDEGMRDSRSRSRSRKSRERKEAHRPVKQDYSRSRSRSLSRGRKPYRGAKYANASHRANSRSRSRSPYRGGRYSRSRSRSYSRSRYSRERERDRTIYRSHSRSPMSSRRRHIGNRDNPRPSHCLGIFGLSIYTTEQQIHRIFSEYGPVERVQVVIDAKTGRSRGFCFVYFESIENAKVAKEQCSGMGIDGRRIRVDFSVTQRAHTPTPGIYMGKPTHLHDRALDSREGPRRRESRNRSTSYRGSYRRSPSPYSSNRRRSRYDRSRSRSYSPRFESRGIG; translated from the exons ATGAGTGATATCGAG AGAAGCGTAAGCCGGAGTGCCAGTCCGCGAAGACCAAGAGTGGTGGATGAAGGGATGCGGGATTCGCGTTCTAGATCAAGGTCACGAAAATCCCGTGAGAGAAAAGAGGCTCACAGGCCGGTAAAACAGGATTATTCAAGATCACGAAGCCGTTCGCTCTCCAGAGGTCGCAAACCATACAGAGGAGCAAAATATGCAAATGCTAGTCACCGTGCTAATAGTCGCAGTCGAAGTAGATCTCCGTATAGAGGAGGACGTTATTCGAGGAGCCGATCTCGGTCATACTCACGATCCCGATATTCTCGTGAAAGGGAAAGGGATAGGACCATATATCGATCGCACTCTCGTAGCCCAATGTCTTCCAGAAGGCGCCACATCGGCAACCGGGATAATCCACGTCCCTCTCATTGTCTTGGTATTTTTGGACTCTCTATTTACACAACTGAGCAACAAATTCATCGCATCTTCTCTGAATATGGCCCTGTTGAACGTGTTCAAGTGGTTATCGATGCTAAG ACTGGACGATCAAGGGGCTTCTGCTTTGTATATTttgaatcaattgaaaatgcCAAAGTAGCGAAAGAACAATGTTCAGGTATGGGAATTGACGGGCGAAGAATAAGAGTCGATTTTTCGGTGACGCAACGCGCGCACACACCCACACCTGGTATTTACATGGGAAAACCAACGCATCTTCATGACAGAGCTCTCGACAGTCGGGAAGGTCCGAGACGTAGAGA ATCTCGGAACAGGAGTACGAGCTATCGAGGAAGTTATCGCCGGTCTCCAAGTCCGTATTCCTCCAATCGTCGTAGATCGCGTTACGATCGTTCGAGGTCACGCTCGTATTCACCAC GTTTTGAATCAAGAGGTATTGGATGA
- the LOC122407721 gene encoding transformer-2 protein homolog beta-like isoform X2, whose protein sequence is MYMRSVSRSASPRRPRVVDEGMRDSRSRSRSRKSRERKEAHRPVKQDYSRSRSRSLSRGRKPYRGAKYANASHRANSRSRSRSPYRGGRYSRSRSRSYSRSRYSRERERDRTIYRSHSRSPMSSRRRHIGNRDNPRPSHCLGIFGLSIYTTEQQIHRIFSEYGPVERVQVVIDAKTGRSRGFCFVYFESIENAKVAKEQCSGMGIDGRRIRVDFSVTQRAHTPTPGIYMGKPTHLHDRALDSREGPRRRESRNRSTSYRGSYRRSPSPYSSNRRRSRYDRSRSRSYSPRKSIHAMSSNSIQYR, encoded by the exons atgtaCATG AGAAGCGTAAGCCGGAGTGCCAGTCCGCGAAGACCAAGAGTGGTGGATGAAGGGATGCGGGATTCGCGTTCTAGATCAAGGTCACGAAAATCCCGTGAGAGAAAAGAGGCTCACAGGCCGGTAAAACAGGATTATTCAAGATCACGAAGCCGTTCGCTCTCCAGAGGTCGCAAACCATACAGAGGAGCAAAATATGCAAATGCTAGTCACCGTGCTAATAGTCGCAGTCGAAGTAGATCTCCGTATAGAGGAGGACGTTATTCGAGGAGCCGATCTCGGTCATACTCACGATCCCGATATTCTCGTGAAAGGGAAAGGGATAGGACCATATATCGATCGCACTCTCGTAGCCCAATGTCTTCCAGAAGGCGCCACATCGGCAACCGGGATAATCCACGTCCCTCTCATTGTCTTGGTATTTTTGGACTCTCTATTTACACAACTGAGCAACAAATTCATCGCATCTTCTCTGAATATGGCCCTGTTGAACGTGTTCAAGTGGTTATCGATGCTAAG ACTGGACGATCAAGGGGCTTCTGCTTTGTATATTttgaatcaattgaaaatgcCAAAGTAGCGAAAGAACAATGTTCAGGTATGGGAATTGACGGGCGAAGAATAAGAGTCGATTTTTCGGTGACGCAACGCGCGCACACACCCACACCTGGTATTTACATGGGAAAACCAACGCATCTTCATGACAGAGCTCTCGACAGTCGGGAAGGTCCGAGACGTAGAGA ATCTCGGAACAGGAGTACGAGCTATCGAGGAAGTTATCGCCGGTCTCCAAGTCCGTATTCCTCCAATCGTCGTAGATCGCGTTACGATCGTTCGAGGTCACGCTCGTATTCACCACGTAAGTCCATTCATGCAATGTCTAGTAATTCTATACAATATAGATAG
- the Blos1 gene encoding biogenesis of lysosome-related organelles complex 1 subunit 1, with translation MLSAIVKEHQGKQAARKERQEQKRKEAVQAASNLTQALVDHLNVGVAQAYLNQKKLDAEAKQLQHSATNFAKQTQSWLNLVESFSSALKEIGDAENWARSIEGDMRTIATALEYSYKATQEAQTTVPTVQNTN, from the exons ATGTTATCCGCTATTGTAAAAGAGCATCAAGGAAAACAAGCTGCAAGAAAAGAAAGACAAG aacaaaaacgcAAAGAGGCTGTTCAAGCTGCGAGTAATTTGACACAAGCTCTCGTTGACCACTTGAATGTCGG AGTCGCACAGGCTTATTTGAATCAGAAGAAGCTCGATGCTGAAGCCAAACAGCTGCAACATAGCGCAACAAATTTTGCTAAACAAACGCAATCGTGGTTGAATCTTGTAGAATCTTTTTCAAGCGCTCTCAAAGAAATCGGAGATGCTGAAAATTGGGCCAGAAGTATCGAAGGCGATATGAGAACTATTGCGACTGCTTTAGAGTATTCTTACAAag CTACTCAAGAGGCTCAAACAACTGTTCCAACGGTGCAGAACACGAATTAA